Proteins encoded in a region of the Pseudomonas sp. GOM7 genome:
- a CDS encoding tripartite tricarboxylate transporter TctB family protein, giving the protein MHDRIFAGVTLLLCCVLAVLAWGYSAPFSYEPVGPKAFPLLLLLLIALGCVQLLLKPPAPAEGEEPPLNRAVLVKSLTFLGLMLGYAMLFEILGFILASLLFGMGMARLYGGRWPHSLISGVVLAIGLYLLFDKALAVPLPLGILANLES; this is encoded by the coding sequence ATGCATGATCGTATCTTTGCAGGGGTCACCTTGCTGCTTTGCTGTGTGCTGGCCGTTCTGGCCTGGGGCTACAGCGCGCCTTTTTCCTATGAACCGGTCGGGCCGAAAGCCTTCCCATTGCTGCTGCTGTTGCTGATCGCCCTCGGCTGCGTGCAACTGCTGCTCAAGCCGCCTGCGCCTGCCGAAGGCGAGGAGCCGCCGCTCAATCGGGCGGTGCTGGTCAAGTCACTGACCTTCCTCGGCCTGATGCTCGGTTACGCCATGCTGTTCGAGATCCTCGGCTTCATTCTCGCCAGCCTGCTGTTCGGCATGGGCATGGCGCGCCTGTATGGCGGGCGCTGGCCGCACAGCCTGATCAGTGGCGTGGTACTCGCCATCGGCCTGTACCTGCTGTTCGACAAAGCCCTCGCGGTACCGCTACCGCTCGGCATTCTCGCGAATCTGGAGAGCTGA
- a CDS encoding Bug family tripartite tricarboxylate transporter substrate binding protein, which yields MITRSIRRILPLSLAALLACTSALANEPSRPECIAPSKPGGGFDLTCKLAQAGFKDEGLLESPMRVTYMPGGIGAVAYNSIAANRRAEPGTLVAFSGASLLNLALGKYGRFDENAVKWLAVIGNDYGTLAVRDDSPYKNLDDVVQALKKDPKSIIVGGGGSIGGQGWVKIALLARAAGVDPRELRYAAFEGGAEHYMALMGGHVDLVTGSASEIRAQKGNKIRTLAVFSEKRLDGDLASIPTAREQGYDIQWPLIRGYFLGPDVKEEDVAWWHAQFDKLNASKDFQNYLVDRDVLPDYVTGPALEKLVKAQVQEYRKLGEEFGLVE from the coding sequence ATGATCACCCGTTCCATTCGCCGTATCCTGCCGCTTTCCCTGGCCGCTCTGCTGGCCTGTACCTCCGCATTGGCCAACGAGCCGTCGCGTCCGGAATGCATTGCCCCGAGCAAACCGGGCGGTGGTTTCGACCTGACCTGCAAGCTGGCCCAGGCCGGTTTCAAGGATGAAGGCCTGCTCGAGTCGCCCATGCGCGTGACCTACATGCCCGGTGGCATCGGCGCCGTGGCCTACAACTCCATCGCCGCCAACCGCCGTGCCGAGCCGGGCACTCTGGTGGCCTTCTCGGGCGCCTCGCTGCTCAACCTGGCCTTGGGTAAATACGGCCGATTCGATGAGAACGCGGTGAAGTGGCTGGCGGTGATCGGCAACGACTACGGCACCCTGGCCGTGCGCGACGACTCGCCCTACAAGAACCTCGACGACGTGGTGCAGGCGCTGAAGAAGGATCCCAAGAGCATCATCGTGGGCGGTGGCGGCAGCATCGGCGGCCAGGGCTGGGTGAAGATCGCGCTGCTGGCCCGTGCCGCTGGCGTTGATCCGCGTGAGTTGCGTTACGCCGCCTTCGAGGGCGGAGCCGAGCACTATATGGCGCTGATGGGTGGGCACGTCGATCTGGTCACCGGCAGCGCCAGCGAGATCCGTGCGCAGAAGGGCAACAAGATTCGTACCCTGGCGGTGTTCAGCGAGAAGCGCCTGGACGGCGATCTAGCCTCCATCCCCACTGCTCGCGAGCAGGGTTACGACATTCAATGGCCGCTGATTCGTGGCTACTTCCTCGGCCCGGACGTGAAGGAAGAAGACGTCGCCTGGTGGCACGCGCAGTTCGACAAGCTGAACGCTTCCAAGGACTTCCAGAACTATCTGGTCGATCGTGACGTGTTGCCCGACTACGTGACCGGCCCGGCGCTGGAGAAGCTGGTCAAGGCACAGGTACAGGAATACCGCAAGCTGGGCGAAGAATTCGGCCTGGTTGAGTGA
- a CDS encoding OprD family porin, translating into MTRKTLLTLATCGVSALSLPSLQAAGFIEDSKASLELRNFYLNRDFRQFPGQNKREEWAQGFILNLQSGFTQGTVGFGVDAIGMLGLKLDSSKDRSGTALLPRDSKNRPEDDYSKLGVTGKVRFAESQLRIGTLMPKMPYLQFSNSRLLPQVYEGWQLQSKDLERATFTLGEINRVVQRDASGSERLALNNKNGRFGGSPESDELRFAGVDYALTPQLLVSYHHAELSDVYRQHFAGLQHRLSLPAGKLKSDLRYFNNGEAGQERAGKIDNQALNAMFTYSLAGHALGLGYQKMRGDDGFTYVDGATPYLTNFLQINDFAGPDERSWQLRYDFDFASVGVPGLRLMTRYVRGDQVDLAAGEGQEWERDTDIAYTFGQGALKNLTLTWRNATYRSSFVRDLDENRLILSYILPLW; encoded by the coding sequence ATGACAAGAAAGACCCTCCTGACGCTGGCCACCTGCGGTGTGTCGGCACTGTCGCTGCCCAGTCTGCAGGCGGCCGGCTTCATCGAGGACAGCAAGGCCAGCCTGGAACTGCGCAACTTCTACCTCAACCGTGACTTCCGCCAGTTCCCGGGGCAGAACAAACGTGAGGAGTGGGCGCAGGGCTTCATCCTCAATCTGCAGTCCGGTTTCACCCAGGGCACCGTCGGCTTCGGTGTCGACGCCATCGGCATGCTCGGCCTGAAGCTGGATTCCTCGAAGGATCGCAGTGGCACCGCCCTGTTGCCGCGCGACAGCAAGAATCGCCCCGAGGACGACTACAGCAAGCTGGGCGTGACCGGTAAGGTGCGTTTCGCCGAGAGCCAGCTACGTATCGGTACGCTGATGCCGAAGATGCCGTACCTGCAATTCAGCAACTCGCGCCTGCTGCCGCAGGTGTACGAAGGCTGGCAGTTGCAGAGCAAGGATCTCGAGCGTGCCACCTTCACCCTGGGTGAGATCAACCGGGTGGTGCAGCGAGATGCATCCGGCTCGGAGAGGCTGGCCCTGAACAACAAGAACGGCCGTTTCGGTGGCAGCCCGGAAAGTGACGAACTGCGCTTCGCCGGTGTCGACTATGCGCTCACTCCGCAACTGCTGGTCAGCTATCACCATGCCGAACTGAGCGATGTCTACCGCCAGCATTTCGCCGGGCTGCAGCACAGGCTGTCGTTGCCTGCGGGCAAGCTCAAGAGTGATCTGCGCTACTTCAACAACGGTGAGGCAGGGCAGGAGCGGGCCGGCAAGATCGACAACCAGGCGCTCAACGCCATGTTCACCTACAGCCTCGCCGGCCATGCACTGGGGCTTGGCTACCAGAAGATGCGCGGCGACGACGGTTTCACCTATGTCGATGGTGCCACGCCCTACCTGACCAACTTCCTGCAGATCAACGATTTTGCCGGGCCGGATGAGCGTTCCTGGCAACTGCGCTACGACTTCGATTTCGCTAGCGTCGGCGTTCCCGGACTGAGGCTCATGACCCGCTACGTGCGTGGCGATCAGGTCGACCTCGCCGCCGGCGAAGGTCAGGAATGGGAGCGTGATACCGATATCGCCTACACCTTCGGCCAGGGAGCGCTGAAGAACCTGACCCTGACCTGGCGTAATGCCACCTATCGCTCCAGCTTCGTCCGTGATCTGGACGAGAATCGCCTGATCCTGAGCTACATCCTGCCGCTGTGGTAA
- a CDS encoding 4-oxalomesaconate tautomerase, translating to MRTVPCVLMRGGTSKGPVFLANHLPSDPLQRDELLINLMGAGHELEIDGIGGGSPQTSKVAIVSRSPHPDADVDYLFVQVMVTQRRVDTAPNCGNMLCAIGPFAIEHGLVNASSPMTRVRIRNLNTNTFVDSDVMTPGGRVRYDGDTAIDGVPGTAAPIQLTFLNAAGAKTGSLLPTGRSRDQFDGVEATCIDMAMPMVLLHAEALGKTGYESPAELDADPLFLQRLERIRLQAGLAMGLGDVSQMVIPKPVLLAPARHGGTLGVRYFMPHNCHRSVAATGAIGLATACAVPGSVAQDIAPIAGEALVRLEHPGGQIEVSLQPAADGQPQNMRASLVRTARRLFSGEVYIPLSRRTGT from the coding sequence ATGCGGACAGTACCTTGCGTACTCATGCGAGGCGGCACCTCGAAAGGGCCGGTATTCCTGGCCAATCACTTGCCCAGTGACCCGCTGCAACGCGACGAGCTGCTGATCAATCTCATGGGGGCGGGCCATGAGCTGGAGATCGATGGCATCGGCGGTGGCAGCCCGCAGACCAGCAAGGTGGCGATCGTCAGCCGCTCACCCCATCCGGATGCCGATGTCGATTACCTGTTCGTGCAGGTCATGGTCACTCAGCGGCGTGTCGACACCGCCCCCAACTGCGGCAACATGCTCTGCGCCATCGGCCCCTTTGCCATCGAGCATGGCCTGGTCAACGCCAGCTCGCCGATGACCCGCGTGCGCATCCGCAACCTCAACACCAACACCTTCGTCGACTCCGACGTGATGACGCCCGGTGGCCGCGTGCGCTACGACGGCGACACTGCCATCGATGGAGTGCCAGGCACCGCCGCGCCGATTCAACTGACCTTCCTCAATGCCGCGGGTGCCAAGACCGGCAGCCTGTTGCCCACCGGCCGCAGTCGTGACCAGTTCGACGGGGTAGAGGCCACCTGCATCGACATGGCCATGCCGATGGTGCTGCTGCATGCCGAGGCACTGGGCAAGACCGGTTACGAGTCGCCGGCCGAACTGGATGCCGATCCGCTATTCCTCCAGCGCCTGGAGCGCATCCGCCTGCAGGCTGGTCTGGCCATGGGCCTGGGTGACGTTTCGCAGATGGTGATTCCCAAGCCGGTGCTGCTGGCGCCGGCACGCCATGGCGGCACCCTCGGCGTGCGCTATTTCATGCCGCACAACTGCCACCGTTCGGTCGCCGCCACCGGCGCCATCGGCCTGGCGACAGCCTGTGCGGTGCCCGGCAGCGTTGCCCAGGACATCGCGCCCATCGCCGGCGAAGCGCTGGTACGCCTGGAACATCCCGGCGGGCAGATCGAAGTCTCCCTGCAGCCCGCAGCAGACGGGCAGCCACAGAACATGCGCGCCTCGCTGGTGCGCACCGCACGCCGGCTGTTCTCCGGCGAGGTTTACATCCCGCTCAGTCGCCGAACGGGAACCTGA
- a CDS encoding LysR family transcriptional regulator encodes MNYELQDIRAFVKIAEFGNFHEAANAIHLSQPALTRRMQKLEESLGTQLLDRTTRRVSLTAVGRDFLPKAQRLLDDFERSILGIRELAERQSGQVTLACIPTAAFYFLPTVIRAFNLQYPKIRIRILDLSAHEGLEAVIRGEADFGINMQSGQSAEIDFTPLVNEPFVLACRRDHPLAKQSEVAWRELSDYRLIGVGRLSGNRVLLDHGLAHLDWRPSWFYEVQHLSTSLGMVEAGLGIAALPSLAMPAEDHPILVRRPLVDPVISRTLGLVRRRGSSLSPAAEQFVETLLRQWPGYTSLGTASESSVGKAE; translated from the coding sequence ATGAATTACGAACTCCAGGATATCCGTGCTTTCGTGAAAATCGCCGAATTCGGCAACTTTCACGAAGCCGCCAACGCCATCCATCTGTCTCAGCCTGCGCTGACCCGGCGCATGCAGAAGCTCGAAGAGAGCCTGGGCACGCAATTGCTCGATCGCACCACCCGGCGCGTCAGCCTGACCGCCGTTGGCCGCGACTTCCTGCCCAAGGCGCAGCGCCTGCTGGACGATTTCGAGCGCTCCATCCTCGGCATTCGCGAGCTGGCCGAGCGCCAGTCCGGCCAGGTCACCCTGGCCTGCATCCCGACCGCCGCGTTCTACTTCCTGCCCACGGTGATTCGCGCCTTCAACCTGCAGTATCCGAAGATCCGCATCCGCATCCTCGACCTCAGCGCCCATGAAGGGCTGGAGGCGGTGATCCGTGGCGAAGCGGATTTCGGCATCAACATGCAGAGCGGCCAGAGTGCGGAAATCGACTTCACCCCGCTGGTCAACGAGCCCTTCGTACTGGCCTGCCGGCGCGACCACCCCCTGGCCAAACAGTCGGAAGTGGCCTGGCGCGAACTGAGCGACTATCGCCTGATCGGCGTCGGCCGCCTCAGCGGCAACCGGGTGCTGCTCGACCATGGCCTGGCCCATCTGGACTGGCGCCCGAGCTGGTTCTACGAGGTGCAGCACCTGTCGACCTCACTGGGCATGGTCGAAGCCGGCCTGGGCATCGCCGCCCTGCCTAGCCTGGCCATGCCCGCCGAGGATCATCCGATACTGGTCAGACGGCCGCTGGTCGATCCGGTGATCAGCCGTACCCTGGGCCTGGTACGGCGCCGTGGCTCGTCGCTGTCACCGGCGGCCGAACAGTTCGTCGAAACGCTACTCAGACAATGGCCTGGCTATACCTCACTGGGTACCGCCAGTGAATCGAGCGTCGGCAAAGCAGAGTAA
- a CDS encoding LysR family transcriptional regulator: MDRFDAMQAFARVVETGSFTKAAETLHINRSSVTQLVQQLEARLRVRLLNRTTRKVNVTADGAAYYERVVRLLAELDDAETSLSSAALAPRGRLRVDVPSPFARLLLIPALPAFYARYPEIQLTLGVSDRIVDIIGENVDCVVRGGEITDQSLIARHVGDLQLGIYATPGYLQRSGTPLHPRELEDAGHSTVGFLWSRTGKVLPYAMQRGEERVESQGRPLLTVDDGNAYLAAGLAGLGMLWLPDYMAKPHLASGELVPLFEDWQMAPMPMYLAFPPNRHVSAKLRVFIDWIVALLAEHAPVAPRPLSA, from the coding sequence ATGGATCGTTTCGATGCAATGCAGGCGTTCGCCCGTGTGGTGGAGACCGGCAGCTTCACCAAGGCGGCCGAAACGTTGCACATCAATCGCAGCAGCGTGACGCAGCTCGTCCAGCAACTGGAGGCGCGCCTGCGTGTGCGCCTGCTCAACCGCACCACGCGCAAGGTCAATGTCACCGCCGATGGCGCCGCCTACTACGAGCGGGTGGTGCGTCTGCTGGCCGAGCTGGACGATGCCGAGACCAGCCTGTCCAGCGCAGCTCTGGCCCCGCGTGGGCGGCTGCGCGTGGATGTGCCCAGCCCCTTCGCGCGCCTGCTGCTGATCCCGGCATTGCCGGCCTTCTACGCGCGCTATCCGGAAATCCAGCTGACCCTGGGGGTGAGCGATCGCATCGTTGACATCATCGGCGAGAACGTCGATTGCGTGGTACGCGGCGGCGAGATCACCGATCAATCGCTGATCGCCCGGCACGTGGGCGATCTGCAGCTTGGTATCTATGCCACGCCGGGCTATCTGCAACGCAGCGGCACGCCGCTGCATCCGCGCGAGCTGGAGGACGCCGGGCACAGCACCGTGGGATTTCTCTGGTCGCGCACGGGCAAGGTCTTGCCCTATGCGATGCAGCGCGGGGAGGAGCGTGTCGAGAGCCAGGGCCGGCCGCTGCTCACCGTCGACGATGGCAATGCCTATCTGGCGGCGGGGCTGGCAGGACTGGGCATGCTCTGGCTCCCGGACTACATGGCCAAGCCGCATCTGGCCAGTGGCGAACTGGTGCCTCTGTTCGAGGATTGGCAGATGGCGCCTATGCCCATGTACCTGGCCTTCCCGCCGAACCGCCATGTCAGTGCCAAGCTGCGGGTGTTCATCGACTGGATCGTGGCGCTGCTGGCCGAGCATGCGCCGGTAGCGCCACGGCCTTTGAGCGCTTGA
- a CDS encoding RidA family protein, with amino-acid sequence MSNKRDVVFPAERHALYELHRYSPAIRSNGFLFVSGQVGSRKDGSPEPDLRAQVRLAFANLNAILAEAGSSFDDVVDTTLFMLDPHAQFETIWEVAAEYWGQAPYPTVTALGVTWLAGFDFEIKVIAKLPA; translated from the coding sequence ATGAGCAACAAACGTGATGTGGTTTTCCCGGCCGAGCGCCATGCGCTGTACGAGCTTCACCGCTATTCTCCGGCGATTCGCAGCAACGGCTTTCTGTTCGTCTCCGGTCAGGTCGGCAGCCGTAAGGACGGCTCACCGGAGCCGGATCTGCGAGCCCAGGTACGCCTGGCCTTCGCCAACCTCAATGCGATTCTGGCCGAGGCCGGCAGCAGCTTCGATGACGTGGTCGATACCACTCTGTTCATGCTCGATCCGCACGCTCAGTTCGAGACCATCTGGGAAGTCGCGGCCGAATACTGGGGCCAGGCCCCCTACCCGACCGTTACCGCCCTCGGCGTGACCTGGCTGGCCGGTTTCGATTTCGAGATCAAGGTAATCGCCAAGCTGCCGGCGTGA
- the nfsB gene encoding oxygen-insensitive NAD(P)H nitroreductase, with protein MNPVSFARQRYTTKAYDATRQVEQASIDELLELLRLAPSSVNSQPWHFVVASSTEGKARLAKGTQGGFVYNQPKVLDASHVILICTLREMSEAHLAALLEQEGADGRFRDDAARTTQQNTRNSYVKLHRELGDMSHWMEKQAYLALGTLLFGAASLGLDATPMEGIDRDALDAELGLAERGLRSLVMVALGYHSESDFNAALPKSRLPAERVFTYL; from the coding sequence ATGAACCCCGTTTCCTTCGCGCGCCAGCGCTACACCACCAAGGCCTACGATGCGACCCGCCAGGTGGAGCAGGCGAGCATCGATGAGTTGTTGGAGTTGCTGCGCCTGGCGCCGTCGTCGGTCAACTCGCAGCCCTGGCACTTCGTCGTGGCCAGCTCCACCGAAGGCAAGGCGCGCCTGGCCAAGGGCACTCAGGGTGGCTTCGTCTACAACCAGCCGAAGGTGCTCGATGCCTCGCACGTGATCCTGATTTGCACCCTGCGCGAGATGAGCGAGGCGCACCTGGCGGCGCTGCTGGAGCAGGAGGGCGCCGATGGCCGCTTCCGTGACGATGCCGCCCGTACCACCCAGCAGAACACCCGCAACAGCTACGTGAAGCTGCATCGCGAACTGGGCGACATGTCGCACTGGATGGAGAAGCAGGCCTACCTGGCGCTCGGCACGCTGCTGTTCGGCGCGGCCAGCCTGGGCCTGGATGCCACGCCGATGGAAGGCATCGATCGCGATGCCCTGGATGCCGAGCTAGGCCTGGCCGAGCGCGGCCTGCGCAGCCTGGTGATGGTCGCGCTGGGCTATCACAGCGAGAGCGATTTCAACGCCGCGTTGCCGAAATCGCGTTTGCCGGCCGAGCGCGTGTTCACCTACCTCTGA
- the pdxY gene encoding pyridoxal kinase PdxY codes for MSAVLPPLVLSIQSHVAWGHVGNAAAVFPLQRLGFEVLPIHTVQFSNHTGYGQFRGQVFGAEHVREVLLGLRERGVLPRLSAVLSGYLGDADSGRVILEAVGEIRQHNPRVRYLCDPVMGDVGRGVFVNPAIPDFLRDQAIPFANIITPNQFEFELLTGAKLGSLQEAVKVARQLRGRGPDIVVITSLATPDIPDSELGTLAVNGEGAWLVSTPRLALHPLPNGMGDVFSATLLGRLLAGQALPQALELATATLYALVEQTAEGARDLPLVAAQEQIVAPAPRFSARALG; via the coding sequence ATGAGTGCCGTCCTGCCACCGCTGGTTCTATCGATCCAATCCCATGTCGCCTGGGGTCATGTCGGTAATGCCGCGGCGGTCTTCCCGCTGCAACGCCTGGGCTTCGAGGTGCTGCCGATCCATACCGTGCAGTTCTCCAACCACACCGGCTACGGCCAGTTCCGTGGCCAGGTGTTTGGTGCCGAGCATGTGCGCGAGGTGCTGCTGGGGCTGCGTGAGCGGGGCGTGTTGCCGCGCCTGTCGGCGGTACTGTCGGGCTACCTGGGCGATGCCGACAGCGGCCGGGTGATTCTCGAAGCGGTGGGTGAGATCCGCCAGCACAATCCCCGCGTGCGCTACCTGTGCGACCCGGTGATGGGCGATGTCGGTCGGGGCGTGTTCGTCAATCCGGCGATTCCGGACTTTCTGCGTGACCAGGCCATTCCCTTCGCCAACATCATCACCCCCAACCAGTTCGAGTTCGAGCTGCTCACCGGCGCGAAACTGGGCAGCCTGCAGGAAGCGGTGAAAGTCGCCCGGCAACTGCGTGGTCGTGGGCCGGATATCGTGGTGATCACCAGCCTGGCGACGCCTGATATTCCCGATAGCGAACTGGGCACCCTGGCAGTGAACGGCGAGGGCGCCTGGCTGGTAAGCACCCCGCGCCTGGCTCTGCATCCATTGCCCAATGGCATGGGCGACGTGTTCTCCGCCACCTTGCTTGGTCGCCTGCTGGCCGGGCAGGCACTGCCACAGGCTCTGGAACTGGCCACTGCGACGCTCTATGCCCTGGTTGAGCAGACTGCAGAAGGTGCGCGCGATCTGCCGCTGGTGGCGGCGCAGGAGCAGATCGTGGCACCGGCGCCGCGTTTCAGCGCACGGGCGCTGGGCTGA
- a CDS encoding four-helix bundle copper-binding protein, with amino-acid sequence MNNADIESCIKACLDCAVTCDRCFAACLSEGQVQMMAQCIQLDRECSEVCRLAASLMASGSELAAAFCGVCAEICSQCGEECSRHEAKHCQDCAKTCKACAEACRRMAA; translated from the coding sequence ATGAATAACGCTGATATCGAATCCTGCATCAAGGCCTGTCTGGACTGTGCCGTGACCTGTGACCGTTGCTTTGCCGCCTGCCTGAGCGAAGGCCAGGTGCAGATGATGGCCCAGTGCATCCAGCTAGATCGCGAGTGCTCGGAGGTGTGCCGCCTCGCGGCGTCGCTGATGGCCAGTGGCAGCGAGCTGGCAGCGGCTTTCTGTGGCGTCTGCGCCGAGATCTGCAGCCAATGCGGCGAAGAGTGCAGCCGGCATGAGGCCAAGCACTGCCAGGACTGCGCCAAGACCTGCAAGGCTTGCGCCGAGGCCTGTCGCCGCATGGCCGCCTGA
- a CDS encoding SDR family oxidoreductase has product MASIQLNDALVVITGASSGIGRCAAHAFARHGARLVLAARDEAALATVVEECERIGARALAVPTDVTRNESMQHLAEQAAAFGDGRIDVWVNNAGVGAVGSFEDTPLNAHEQVVQTDLLGYLRGAHVVLPYFKAQTSGILINTLSLGSWVAQPYAAAYSAAKYGLRGLTEALRGELVRWPHIHICDLYPAVMDTPGFRDGANFTGHQLSPPPPRYDPRQVADAMVELALDPRPSRTVGRAATLLRLGHFLLPGFAQLSGLVVGSALKRGPRTPHSTGNLFQPATGERRIDGGWRSSPADSRMPALLTGTAAVLLVGWGLMRLRSGSR; this is encoded by the coding sequence ATGGCAAGCATTCAACTGAACGACGCACTGGTGGTGATCACCGGCGCCTCGAGCGGCATCGGCCGCTGCGCCGCCCATGCCTTCGCCCGGCATGGCGCGCGCCTGGTGCTGGCGGCCCGTGATGAAGCGGCACTGGCCACAGTCGTCGAAGAATGCGAGCGAATCGGTGCCCGCGCCCTGGCCGTGCCTACCGACGTCACCCGTAACGAATCGATGCAGCACCTGGCCGAACAGGCCGCGGCCTTCGGCGATGGGCGCATCGATGTCTGGGTCAACAATGCCGGCGTCGGCGCGGTGGGCAGCTTCGAGGACACTCCGCTGAACGCTCACGAGCAGGTGGTGCAGACCGACCTGCTCGGCTACCTGCGCGGCGCCCATGTCGTGCTGCCGTATTTCAAGGCGCAGACCTCGGGCATCCTGATCAACACCCTGTCGCTCGGCAGTTGGGTCGCCCAGCCCTACGCGGCCGCCTATTCCGCCGCCAAGTACGGCTTGCGCGGGCTCACCGAGGCGCTGCGCGGCGAACTGGTGCGCTGGCCGCACATCCATATCTGCGACCTCTACCCAGCGGTGATGGACACCCCCGGCTTTCGCGATGGCGCCAACTTCACCGGCCACCAGCTCAGCCCGCCGCCGCCACGCTACGATCCGCGCCAGGTCGCCGATGCCATGGTGGAACTGGCCCTCGATCCCCGCCCGAGCCGCACGGTGGGGCGAGCCGCCACCCTGCTGCGCCTCGGCCACTTCCTCCTGCCGGGCTTCGCCCAGCTCTCCGGGCTGGTGGTGGGCAGCGCGCTGAAACGCGGGCCACGCACGCCGCACTCCACCGGCAACCTGTTCCAGCCAGCGACTGGGGAGCGGCGCATCGACGGCGGCTGGCGCAGCAGCCCGGCGGATAGCCGGATGCCGGCCCTGCTGACCGGCACGGCGGCCGTGCTGCTGGTCGGCTGGGGGCTGATGCGCCTGCGTAGCGGCTCTCGCTGA
- a CDS encoding ABC-F family ATPase, translated as MISTANITMQFGAKPLFENVSVKFNNGNRYGLIGANGCGKSTFMKILGGDLEPSAGQVMLEPNVRLGKLRQDQFAYEEFNVIDTVIMGHEELWKVKAERDRIYSLPEMSEEDGMKVGELEGEFAEMDGYTAESRAGELLLGLGIPLEQHFGPMSEVAPGWKLRVLLAQALFADPDVLLLDEPTNHLDINTIRWLENILTARNSTMIIISHDRHFLNAVCTHMADLDYGELRLFPGNYDEYMTAATQAREQLLADNAKKKAQIAELQTFVSRFSANASKAKQATSRAKQIDKIQLAEVKPSSRVSPFIRFDQNKKLHRQAVTVEKLSKAFDDKVLFKNFSFTIEAGERVAIIGPNGIGKTTLLRNLVGEMTPDAGAVKWTDSAEVGYYAQDHAHDFEADETLFEWMGQWTSGEQNIRAALGRMLFSSDEIQKSVKVLSGGEQGRMLFGKLACQKPNVLVMDEPTNHLDMESIEALNLALENYPGTLIFVSHDREFVSSLATRIIELSDNGVTDFSGSYDDYLRSQGVIV; from the coding sequence TTGATTTCCACCGCTAACATCACCATGCAGTTCGGCGCCAAGCCGCTGTTCGAGAACGTTTCCGTCAAGTTCAACAACGGCAACCGCTACGGCCTGATCGGCGCCAACGGCTGCGGCAAGTCGACTTTCATGAAGATTCTCGGCGGCGATCTGGAGCCGTCGGCCGGCCAGGTGATGCTCGAACCCAACGTGCGTCTGGGCAAGCTGCGCCAGGATCAGTTCGCCTACGAAGAATTCAACGTGATCGACACCGTGATCATGGGCCACGAGGAGCTGTGGAAGGTCAAGGCCGAGCGCGACCGCATCTATTCGCTGCCGGAAATGAGCGAAGAAGACGGCATGAAGGTGGGCGAGCTGGAAGGCGAGTTCGCCGAGATGGACGGCTACACCGCCGAGTCCCGCGCCGGCGAACTGCTACTAGGCCTGGGCATTCCGCTGGAACAGCACTTCGGCCCGATGAGCGAAGTCGCCCCCGGCTGGAAGCTGCGCGTACTGCTGGCTCAGGCGCTGTTCGCCGACCCGGACGTGCTGCTGCTCGACGAACCGACCAACCACCTGGATATCAACACCATCCGCTGGCTGGAAAACATCCTCACGGCGCGTAACAGCACCATGATCATCATTTCCCACGACCGCCACTTCCTGAATGCGGTCTGCACACATATGGCCGACCTGGACTACGGCGAGCTGCGCCTGTTCCCCGGCAACTACGACGAGTACATGACCGCTGCGACCCAGGCACGCGAGCAACTGCTGGCCGACAACGCCAAGAAGAAGGCGCAGATCGCCGAGCTGCAGACCTTCGTCAGCCGCTTCTCGGCCAACGCCTCCAAGGCCAAGCAGGCCACCAGCCGCGCCAAGCAGATCGATAAGATCCAGCTCGCCGAGGTCAAGCCGTCCAGCCGCGTCAGCCCGTTCATCCGCTTCGACCAGAACAAGAAGCTGCACCGCCAGGCGGTCACCGTCGAGAAGCTGTCCAAAGCCTTCGACGACAAGGTGCTGTTCAAGAACTTCAGCTTCACCATCGAGGCCGGCGAGCGTGTGGCCATCATCGGCCCCAACGGCATCGGCAAGACCACCCTGCTACGCAACCTGGTCGGTGAGATGACCCCGGACGCCGGCGCGGTGAAATGGACCGACAGCGCCGAGGTGGGCTACTATGCCCAGGATCACGCCCACGACTTCGAGGCCGACGAAACCCTGTTCGAGTGGATGGGTCAGTGGACCAGCGGCGAGCAGAACATTCGCGCCGCCCTGGGCCGCATGCTGTTCTCCTCCGACGAGATCCAGAAGTCGGTCAAGGTGCTCTCCGGTGGTGAGCAGGGCCGCATGCTGTTCGGCAAGCTGGCCTGCCAGAAGCCCAACGTGCTGGTGATGGACGAACCGACCAACCACCTGGACATGGAGTCCATCGAGGCGCTCAACCTGGCGCTGGAGAACTACCCGGGCACGCTGATCTTCGTCAGCCACGACCGTGAGTTCGTCAGCTCCCTGGCCACGCGCATCATCGAGCTGTCGGACAATGGTGTGACCGATTTCAGTGGCAGCTACGACGACTACCTGCGCAGCCAGGGCGTGATCGTCTGA